One Euphorbia lathyris chromosome 1, ddEupLath1.1, whole genome shotgun sequence DNA segment encodes these proteins:
- the LOC136229255 gene encoding lysine-specific demethylase REF6: MAASGGLISEPASSSSQQDVSQWLKNLPLAPEYHPTLAEFQDPIAYIFKIEKEAANYGICKIVPPVLSAPKKTAIANLNRSLAARSASKSKPTFTTRQQQIGFCPRKPRPVKKPVWQSGDDYTFQEFEAKARAFEKTYIRKCSKKVSLSPLEVETLYWKATVDKPFSVEYANDMPGSAFSPRKSGGKEMGEGVTVGETEWNMRGVSRAKGSLLRFMKEEIPGVTSPMLYIAMMFSWFAWHVEDHDLHSLNYLHMGAGKTWYGVPREAAVAFEDVVRVHGYGGEINPLVTFSVLGEKTTVMSPEVFISAGVPCCRLVQNAGEFVVTFPRAYHSGFSHGFNCGEAANIATPEWLKIAKDAAIRRASINYPPMVSHFQLLYDLALELCTRIPVSIGTKPRSSRLKDKQKGEGDTLVKQLFVENVVHNNDLLHKLGKGSSVVLLPRSSSDISVCSNLRVGSQLRVSSSSGLCRNKGIMKSSESSVPYETLPDRNQETSEVKGLFSMKGKFVSLCERSRFSLLNGIDPTQSMDSSTDNEGNVHGEKLSDQRLFSCATCGILSFDCIAIVQPREAAARYLMSADCSFFNDWIVGSGVINDGFSLANGSINTSDQNPFSRLVEKNTADGLYDVPVKTIDYETQNADQKEGSSNTKSQGDTSALALLASNYANSSDSEDEMVEPVASHMTNCSAEIQYQALNTAFPSKQEFYNSETASHTWFTSRLEDGDKFPLQTVDCHVEHGHGTGNFKDGSVRKLGSAEFETQSPTSLELNGSENMCRDVMSMPHITSNCSSVVHDTELTKFNRGIVLRDNTRMSFSQRSDEDSSRVHVFCLEHAVEVEQRFSRIGGVHILLLCHPEYPKIEAEAKLASEELGIDYLWNDVTFRDATKEDEDNIQSALDGEEAIPGNGDWAVKLGINLFYSANLSRSSLYSKQMPYNCVIYNAFGCTSPASSPPKFNVYGRRSGRQRKVVAGRWCGKVWMSNQVHPFLTKRDSEDQDYEHEQDRSCNGWIVPYEKFERKPKNICNTKAALTATKSGRKRKKTMINGPVKKVKCLVSGDAVSEDSEEGVSHKQHIRVYSRKQRKHIGREVSCDSLKDSSHQQDGRSLGSKLGRAVERDDASDNSLGGNSHQRTGRLLRSKPAKYIESDNDVSYSLMNNNSQKQQTRFSRTKSKQVKYFRRENEISDDSLEGDVLDRHRSFPRRTQSKFFEPVSDDSLEQSSLERVGRSKRAAYDEKDDANSDDSVQHSSLQHTRRISRCSQAKYIEREDEVSDDMLEESTYQQHTGSRKSRQDKFMDREGEVSDDYLENIHWPRLRTVKGKQSKFIEREDAISDDLLESNIQSQPRVPRSKRTKFVESEDAVSDELPEDDACLKHLRIPRSKRAKYLESEYILNDLQDDDAQWTPKKTPRMKHPKCIERENLSDDLQEEDNHWQQTKSSRRLPGTSNEEDDVSDNMQEDDTHWQTRKTPRGKNGQFIEREDVSDDLQEEETHWHSGKLPRGKQAKLIEMEDAVSEDLVEDDSSKQQLRNLRSKQRKILPKMKRETPRRVKRAKPQLNKKVTPQAIKHEKQMKQETPRLRSCKNEHNARRFELHVEEELEGGPSTRLRKRPSKPSTETETKPKEKLQNKVKKMKSPSVKPLTNQKNVRNKYEDAEYQCDIEGCTMSFSSKQELAVHKRNICPVKGCGKTFFSHKYLVQHRRVHLDDRPLKCPWKGCKMTFKWAWARTEHIRVHTGARPYVCAEEGCGQTFRFVSDFSRHKRKTGHSVKKNRV, encoded by the exons ATGGCTGCTTCTGGTGGGTTAATTTCTGAGCctgcatcatcatcatcacaGCAAGACGTTTCTCAGTGGCTCAAAAACCTACCATTAGCACCAGAGTATCATCCTACACTAGCAGAATTCCAAGATCCAATTGCATACATTTTCAAAATCGAGAAGGAAGCTGCTAACTATGGTATTTGTAAAATTGTTCCTCCTGTCCTTTCCGCTCCTAAGAAAACCGCAATTGCTAACCTTAACCGTTCCCTTGCTGCTCGTTCTGCTTCCAAATCAAAACCCACATTCACTACACGCCAGCAGCAGATCGGATTCTGCCCCCGGAAGCCCCGCCCGGTGAAAAAGCCCGTGTGGCAGAGTGGGGATGACTACACTTTTCAAGAGTTCGAAGCTAAAGCTAGGGCCTTTGAGAAGACCTATATTAGGAAGTGCTCCAAGAAGGTATCTCTTTCTCCTTTAGAGGTGGAAACCCTCTACTGGAAAGCTACTGTTGATAAGCCTTTCTCTGTTGAGTATGCTAATGATATGCCGGGCTCTGCTTTCTCGCCGAGGAAGAGTGGAGGGAAGGAAATGGGTGAGGGGGTTACTGTGGGGGAAACTGAGTGGAATATGAGGGGAGTTTCGAGGGCAAAAGGGTCATTGTTGAGGTTTATGAAGGAGGAGATCCCAGGGGTTACTTCACCTATGTTGTATATAGCTATGATGTTTAGTTGGTTTGCTTGGCATGTGGAGGATCATGATTTACACAGCTTGAACTACTTGCATATGGGGGCAGGGAAGACTTGGTATGGTGTGCCTAGAGAGGCTGCGGTTGCTTTTGAGGATGTTGTTCGGGTTCATGGATATGGAGGAGAGATAAATCCTCTTG TTACATTTTCTGTTCTTGGTGAGAAGACCACCGTTATGTCACCTGAAGTTTTTATTAGTGCTGGAGTACCATGCTGCAG GTTAGTGCAAAATGCTGGGGAGTTTGTTGTCACTTTCCCAAGAGCCTACCATTCAGGCTTTAGTCATG gATTTAATTGTGGGGAGGCAGCTAACATTGCTACTCCAGAATGGCTAAAGATTGCTAAAGATGCTGCTATTCGAAGAGCTTCCATTAATTATCCACCAATGGTGTCTCATTTCCAGTTACTTTATGATCTTGCACTTGAACTATGTACAAG AATACCTGTAAGCATTGGTACTAAACCACGGAGCTCTAGACTAAAAGATAAGCAAAAAGGCGAAGGAGATACCCTGGTTAAACAATTATTTGTTGAAAATGTAGTTCACAATAATGACCTGCTTCACAAACTTGGAAAGGGATCTTCAGTTGTACTTCTTCCTCGAAGTTCTTCAGACATTTCTGTTTGTTCAAATCTGCGAGTTGGATCACAGTTAAGAGTCAGCTCCTCTTCAGGGTTATGCAGGAACAAGGGAATCATGAAGTCTTCAGAAAGTTCAGTTCCTTATGAAACCTTGCCAGATAGGAACCAGGAAACCAGTGAAGTAAAAGGCCTCTTTTCAATGAAAGGAAAGTTTGTTTCTCTATGTGAAAGAAGCAGGTTTTCCTTGTTGAATGGAATTGACCCCACACAAAGTATGGACTCTAGCACTGACAATGAGGGTAATGTGCATGGTGAGAAGCTATCCGATCAGAGACTGTTTTCATGTGCAACTTGTGGAATTTTGAGCTTTGATTGCATTGCTATTGTTCAACCAAGAGAAGCAGCTGCTAGATACCTCATGTCTGCTGATTGTAGCTTCTTTAATGACTGGATTGTTGGTTCTGGAGTGATTAATGATGGGTTTTCGTTAGCCAATGGCAGCATAAATACTTCGGATCAGAATCCCTTTTCAA GATTGGTGGAAAAGAATACTGCGGATGGTTTGTATGATGTTCCTGTTAAGACTATTGATTATGAAACTCAAAATGCAGATCAGAAGGAAGGGTCTTCAAACACAAAATCACAGGGAGACACTTCTGCTCTTGCTCTATTAGCTTCGAATTATGCAAATTCATCTGACTCTGAGGATGAGATGGTTGAACCAgttgcatcacacatgacaaACTGTTCAGCAGAAATTCAATATCAGGCTTTGAATACTGCTTTTCCTTCCAAGCAAGAGTTCTATAATAGTGAAACTGCCAGTCATACTTGGTTTACATCAAGGCTTGAGGATGGAGATAAATTTCCTCTTCAAACTGTTGATTGCCATGTAGAACATGGACATGGAACTGGCAATTTCAAGGATGGAAGTGTTAGAAAACTTGGTTCTGCCGAGTTTGAAACTCAGAGTCCGACTTCTTTGGAATTGAATGGTTCCGAAAATATGTGTAGAGATGTAATGTCAATGCCACATATAACTTCAAATTGTTCCTCGGTTGTTCATGATACTGAATTAACAAAGTTCAACAGAGGAATTGTACTAAGAGATAATACACGCATGTCGTTTTCCCAAAGATCTGATGAAGATTCTTCTCGTGTGCATGTGTTCTGTCTTGAGCATGCTGTGGAAGTGGAACAGCGATTTTCCCGAATAGGAGGAGTTCATATATTGCTTCTCTGTCATCCAG AGTATCCCAAGATAGAAGCTGAGGCAAAGTTAGCATCAGAAGAACTGGGAATTGATTATCTCTGGAACGATGTCACTTTCAGGGACGCCACCAAAGAGGACGAGGACAATATTCAATCAGCTTTGGATGGTGAGGAAGCAATACCAGGAAATGGAGACTGGGCTGTGAAGTTGGGGATTAATCTCTTTTACAGTGCCAATCTTAGCCGCTCTTCCCTTTATAGTAAGCAGATGCCATACAACTGTGTTATATACAATGCTTTTGGTTGTACATCTCCAGCTAGCTCGCCTCCAAAGTTTAATGTTTACGGCAGGAGGTCTGGCAGGCAAAGAAAAGTGGTGGCAGGGAGATGGTGTGGGAAAGTTTGGATGTCAAATCAAGTTCATCCTTTCCTGACAAAACGGGATTCTGAGGACCAAGATTATGAACATGAACAAGATAGAAGCTGCAATGGTTGGATTGTACCATATGAGAAGTTTGAAAGGAAACCAAAAAATATCTGTAATACTAAAGCCGCCTTGACTGCAACAAAATCTGGGAGGAAGAGGAAAAAGACAATGATTAATGGGCCAGTAAAAAAAGTCAAATGTCTGGTGTCAGGAGATGCAGTTTCAGAGGATTCAGAAGAGGGCGTGTCTCATAAGCAGCATATACGAGTTTATAGTAGGAAGCAAAGAAAGCATATTGGCAGAGAAGTTTCATGTGATTCTTTGAAGGATAGTTCTCATCAGCAGGATGGTAGAAGTCTTGGAAGCAAACTGGGGAGAGCTGTTGAGAGAGATGATGCTTCAGATAATTCCCTGGGAGGAAACTCTCATCAGCGGACTGGAAGATTGCTTAGAAGCAAACCGGCCAAATATATTGAGAGTGACAATGATGTTTCTTATTCTTTGATGAACAACAATTCTCAAAAGCAGCAAACCAGATTTTCTAGAACTAAAAGTAAGCAAGTCAAATATTTTAGAAGAGAAAATGAAATTTCAGATGATTCACTGGAAGGGGATGTTCTTGATCGACATAGAAGTTTTCCTAGAAGGACGCAAAGCAAGTTTTTTGAACCAGTTTCAGATGATTCACTTGAGCAGAGTTCTCTGGAGAGGGTTGGTAGAAGCAAACGAGCTGCATATGATGAGAAGGATGATGCAAATTCTGATGATTCAGTGCAACATAGTTCTCTTCAGCACACTAGGAGGATTTCTAGATGTAGCCAAGCCAAATATATCGAgagggaagatgaagtttcagATGATATGCTGGAGGAAAGTACATACCAGCAGCACACAGGATCTCGTAAGAGCAGGCAAGATAAATTTATGGACAGGGAGGGTGAGGTTTCCGATGACTATCTGGAAAACATTCATTGGCCTCGCTTAAGGACTGTTAAAGGTAAGCAGTCCAAATTTATTGAGAGGGAAGATGCAATTTCAGATGATTTGCTGGAGAGCAATATTCAGAGTCAGCCAAGGGTTCCTAGAAGCAAAAGGACTAAATTTGTTGAGAGTGAGGATGCAGTTTCAGATGAATTGCCCGAGGATGATGCTTGTCTGAAGCACTTGAGGATTCCTAGGAGCAAGAGGGCCAAATATTTAGAAagtgaatatatattaaatgaTTTGCAAGATGATGATGCTCAATGGACACCTAAGAAGACTCCCAGAATGAAGCATCCCAAATGTATTGAGAGAGAAAATTTATCAGACGATTTGCAGGAGGAGGATAATCATTGGCAGCAGACAAAGAGCTCTCGACGCCTGCCTGGTACATCTAATGAGGAGGATGATGTTTCGGATAATATGCAGGAGGATGATACTCACTGGCAGACACGAAAGACACCTAGAGGCAAGAATGGTCAATTTATTGAGAGGGAAGATGTATCAGATGACTTGCAGGAGGAAGAAACTCACTGGCATTCAGGGAAGCTTCCTAGAGGCAAGCAGGCCAAACTTATTGAGATGGAAGATGCAGTTTCTGAAGATTTGGTGGAAGATGATTCTAGTAAGCAGCAATTGAGGAATCTCAGAAGCAAGCAGCGCAAAATCCTTCCCAAAATGAAACGAGAAACTCCTCGGCGTGTGAAACGAGCAAAACCCCAGTTGAATAAGAAAGTTACTCCCCAAGCAATCAAACATGAGAAACAAATGAAGCAAGAGACTCCTCGGCTTCGGAGTTGTAAAAATGAGCATAATGCTAGACGGTTTGAGTTGCATGTTGAAGAGGAGCTGGAAGGTGGACCAAGCACACGCCTTAGGAAAAGACCGTCAAAGCCCTCGACAGAGACAGAAACAAAGCCAAAAGAGAAGCTGCAAAAcaaagtgaagaagatgaagagtcCTTCAGTGAAGCCTCTGACTAACCAAAAGAATGTGAGAAATAAGTATGAAGATGCAGAATATCAGTGTGATATTGAAGGGTGCACCATGAGTTTTAGCTCAAAGCAAGAACTTGCTGTGCACAAAAGAAACATTTGTCCAGTCAAAGGGTGTGGAAAGACGTTCTTCTCACACAAATATCTGGTGCAGCACCGACGAGTTCACTTGGATGATCGTCCCCTCAAGTGCCCCTGGAAGGGCTGCAAGATGACATTTAAATGGGCATGGGCTAGGACAGAACACATAAGGGTTCACACAGGTGCTCGCCCTTATGTCTGTGCAGAGGAAGGTTGCGGGCAGACGTTCAGATTTGTGTCAGATTTCAGTCGCCACAAGCGGAAGACTGGTCATTCAGTGAAAAAGAACAGAGTttga